A region from the Aegilops tauschii subsp. strangulata cultivar AL8/78 chromosome 5, Aet v6.0, whole genome shotgun sequence genome encodes:
- the LOC109774755 gene encoding probable calcium-binding protein CML41, which produces MANVSVSKPAKRLTGKSSFRLGLPLLCGRSDVASPGAAPARSSSSRRSSGTGSSRKSELRRIFQHFDRDNDGKISGAELSAFFASMGDDLTVPSSSSGEGYLLDFAGFVALMERGEGSQEEDLRRAFEVFNAVDQPAGRITARGLRRVLAQLGDDRSVADCEAMIRAYDVDGDGGLDFHEFQRMMS; this is translated from the coding sequence ATGGCGAACGTGAGCGTCTCGAAGCCGGCGAAGCGCCTGACGGGGAAGAGCAGCTTCAGGCTCGGCCTGCCGCTGCTCTGCGGCCGGTCTGACGTGGCGAGCCCCGGTGCTGCCCCCGCTCGGTCGTCGTCGAGCAGGAGGTCGTCCGGCACCGGCAGCAGCAGGAAGTCGGAGCTGCGCAGGATCTTCCAGCACTTCGACAGGGACAACGACGGGAAGATCTCCGGCGCCGAGCTGAGCGCCTTCTTCGCGTCCATGGGCGACGACCTGACGGTGCCGTCCTCGTCGTCGGGAGAAGGGTACCTGCTGGACTTCGCCGGGTTCGTGGCGCTCATGGAGAGGGGGGAGGGCAGccaggaggaggacctgaggAGGGCGTTCGAGGTGTTCAACGCCGTGGACCAGCCCGCCGGGAGGATCACGGCCAGGGGGCTGCGGCGGGTGCTCGCCCAGCTCGGTGATGACCGGTCCGTCGCCGACTGCGAGGCCATGATACGGGCCTACGACGTCGACGGCGATGGCGGCCTCGACTTCCATGAGTTCCAGAGGATGATGAGCTAG